Genomic DNA from Falsibacillus albus:
CGACATGGTGACCATCATTGGACACTGTCGGCTCATTTACAAGCTTCGCCCATTCGGCCTTTTGCGCTTCATATTTTTCGTGTTCCTTCTTATACTGATCGATGACTTCTGGTGTCGGATTGATATGTACCTCACCATTTAGTCCATCCACAATGACCAAGTCGCCGTTTTGAATCTCATCAGTGACGGATTTGGTCCCGACTACGGCAGGGATTTCCATAGATCTCGCCATAATCGCAGAATGGGATGTCCTTCCACCGATATCAGTGGTAAATCCTTTAACGAATTGACGATTTAATTGAGCAGTGTCAGATGGAGTCAAATCTTCCGCAATAATGATCACTTCTTCGGCGATCATGCTTGGATTGACAACTTGTACACCCAATAAATGGGACAGTACACGTTTCGTTACATCACGGATATCCGCTGCCCTTTCCTTCATATATTCGTTATCCATCGATTCGAACATGGATACAAACATATCCGCAGTTTCTTTAAGAGCAACTTCAGCATTTACAGCTTCGGTTTTAATCTTGTCTTCAATCGGTGTCAATAGCTCTGGATCGCTTAAAACGAGAAGATGCGCTTCAAAAATTGCCGCTTTATCTTCACCCAAATCAGTTTTAGCTTTATCCCTGATTGCTTCCAATTCGGATTTTGAGGTTGCAATCGCTTGCTGAAAGCGGGAAACCTCTTGCTCCTTATCAGAAATTTCTTTTTTCTCAAAGCTTAAATCAGGTTCTACTAAACGATAGGCTTTTGCAATTGCGATGCCGTTAGAAGCGGCAATTCCCTTTAAGATACTTGACATTACTCAGCTAAACCTTCATTTTTTAAAGTTTCTTCCAAGCTGTTCAATGCATCCTGCTCATCATTGCCTTCAGCGATGATTGTGATTTCAGCATCCTTGCCAACACCAAGAGACATAACACCCATGATTGATTTCAAATTCACTTTTTTACCTTTGAATTCCAAATGTACTTCAGAATTGAACTTGCTTGCTGTTTGAACTAAAAGTGTAGCCGGGCGTGCATGGATTCCAGTTTCTGCTTTTACAGTAAATTGCTTTTGTACCATATTTATCTACTCCTTTATTCATATATAAATAATGCTCGCTTCATTAAATTATCCAATCTTGAAGAATTCGTCAACACATAACTTTATAAAGGCAAGCAATTAATTTTGAAAGGAATACCCTTTCAACTTTTAAGAATAGCATGTACACCTATGTAAGACAATTGTAATGCTCACTTTTTTAGTATTTCAATTCTTGGAAGAACTTATGAATGGATCCAAAAACTATTTTATCAGCAACTGAATTAACAAATTCCAACTGCCTTTGATTTAAAAAATAAAAACGGGATTGCATGAGGTTCTATCCCCTATTACATCCCGTCTTTTTAATTCTCTTAAATTATTTTGTCAATCGATAATGCTTCCCTTTGCTTAAAACATTATAAGATACCCTGAGTTTGATCAGCGTCGCCTTCAGCGTGGTCTCAACATCGGAATCCAGATCCGTATATACGTTTGCCAGGTCAAGTACGGATCTGGCCAAAAGCTCGATTGCATATTGAAGTTCTTTTTCATTAAAATCATTTTGTTCTTTCATCAGCATTTGCAATAATTCATTTACAGTGGATTTGACTCTAGCAGCCTGTTCCATTTCACGCTTCATTACATCCATCCCCCAACAAATCCATTTTTGGAAGTATATTTAATCCCTTCAAAAAATAGAACAAGAAAGAGAACAGCTTATTTCCCTATACACCCAATTGTGCATATTTATTGAATAAGAATCTAGTGATCAGCCATATAAAAATAATGACCGTCAAGGAAACACTTCCTAAAATCCCCAATAGGATGGCGATTTGGTATTCAATTGCCACGAGCGGACTGACGCCTGATAAAATCTGGCCGGTCATCATTCCCGGTAGAAAGACGATCCCCATCCCGACCATATTATTGATTGTTGGAAGGATGGCGGAATCGAATGCATTATCGACAAATGGTTTTATCGCTGTTTTTGGTGTTGCGCCAAGCATCAGTGCACCTTCAATTTTTTCCTTTTGATCACGGATGCTTTGCAGCAAATTCTTTGCACCTAGCGTTATTCCAGTCATTGAATTTCCAACTATCATGCCTGCAATGGGAATGAAATAACGCGGTGAGTACCATGGGACGAAATGTACGACGATAATATTAAAGTAAAACAAGCTAATTAAGGTGCCGCCTGCCATGGAAACAGCGATTGTTTTCTTAAAGATTGATGGGATATGACCATTCATTTGCTTATAAACATTATATATGGCGAACGTTTCCATGATCGCGATAATCAACAACGTCAGCAATGGATGGGGATGATCAAAGATAAAAATCAGGATATATCCCGCCATGACCAATTGAAGCGTCATCCGCAATGTTGCAATGACAATCTGTCTTTCTCTGGAGATCTTTCTGATTTTGACGATGATGATTAGTATGATGACAAATACATAAGCGGCCAATAAACGCCAAAATTCTATATCAATAATCCCTTTTGATTCCATGATGACTCCTTTCTAATGCTCTTGTTTATCCATTTTGATCATACGTTCGCCGAATCTTTCTGCAATCATCTTTGAGTGGGTCACCATGACAACCGCTGATCCCTGTGATTTGGCCCGATTCAAGAATTCCGTCATCACATCAAATGCGGTTTCATCATCAAGTGCTGAAGTAGGTTCATCCAAGAGGTAGACTTCAGGCTTCATCAACAGCACTCTTCCCAACGCAACCCGTTGTTTTTCCCCTCCAGATAATGTTTCGATGCTTTGACTTAGCTTCAAGGTTTGCAGTGAAAAAGCCCTTAGAATCGAATCCAATTCTTTCAAAGAGGCATCATCTTTTTCAGAAAGCCGCAATCCTTTCTGCAGATTATCTTCAATGGACCCCGGGAAGACAAGAGGCTGCTGGGCTAACATTACTACTTTTCTCCTCAAATTCACCGAGTCGATATCCCGAATATTTTCTCCTTTGTAAAGAATTTCTCCTTTGTCCGGCAATATCATTTGGTTCAGGAGTTTTAGGAGGGTCGATTTGCCTGCCCCGCTTTCACCTACGATACAAGTGATTTCCTTCTTTTCAATCCGCATATCTTCAATCCTTAAAATATGTTGATATTGAACATTATGGAGTGAAAACATCGGCACCGCCCCTTTCTTCCTTTTAGTGTTGCCAATGGCCGCACTTTATTTCCTACTGAAACCTATTTTCTTTTCTTGATCTCTTCTTTCAGACTTTTGATGGAAGTTTCAAATTGAACTAACTCATCTTTTGTTATTGTTTCATGACCATACCTGACCCTTTCGTAAATCCTCAAGGAATATTCGGGAAAATGCAGTCTATTGTTCAATACCCAATCTCTGAATGTTTCATTCTTTTTCTTCTTAATGCTTTTGTTGGCAGCAAGCTTATTCATTTTCAAGGCCATTTGCCTGACTTTATTTTCAGCTTTGGAATAGTGATAGCGATTGATTTTTTCTTGAAAGAAAGTATTTTTTAATTTCTTTGAAAGTGTCGGAAACTCATCATTTGGACTAATTGTGTTTGAAATCTCGAACTTCCAATGTCGATATTTATATACAGTAATGATGACAACCGCGATCACCAGCAACACAAAGAACACCTCAAGCCACTCACCATTTGATGCATTTTGAAACACTTCATGTTCTTGATTGTTTTTGTCTGTTGAATCATCTTGGATGGCTTTCTCTAGTTTTTTAGACCACCCTTTTGATAGTAATTTATCAATGACCCATTCAATGATCGGAATAGTAGCAAAAGATAACACTCGGATTATGAGTATTAAGAGGCCGTTTACGCCATTATGGAAATATTGACTGAAGTATATGACACCAAAGACTATAGACAGAAAGATTCCAATAAAAGCAAGGCTTTGCAGAATGAAGGGTCCAAAGGGTTTACTCTGATCAGGGCCGGATATCCACTTTTCCATGAAGGAACCATATGTATACACGAAGACCTGGAGCAAAAGAAGCATCAGAATCCAATCTTCTCCACTCGGACTGAATCCCTTTGACAAAAAGTACTCGCATATGCCCATGAACAAAGCAGTATATAAAACAGTGGTTGAATCCAATTCAAATAATGAATCCTGTACAATCGTTTTCAACCGGGCATACATAAATAAAGAAACGGCCAAAATAATCCACCAGTCTATTCCCATAGCCATTCCGGCTGCAGCCTGCAATGGAATCGAGATAAGAAGGATGCTTGGCTTATTTATCCTGGTCAGCAGCAACAGCATCGCCAATACGCTTATGCTGACGGATAGCAAGATCGGCGCAGCCATATATTCATGCTTGTTGATAAAGAGAAACGGCATCAAAAACAAGAGCAGCAGAATGGTTTCAGCTGTGATTTTAAACATCACCCGGACTATGAGCTCGCGGCTCCTGGTATTTTTTACGATATCCAAAGTCGGTCAACTCCTTTTACCGTATTCCCTTTTACTTGAGTCGGCCTGATTCCTTTTTTCATAAACAGTTGGATTACGGCGTTGGCGTCCGAAGGGATTTCACCTAAAATGATGATCGTTGAAACCCTATGATTTTTTTTGTTCTCATGAAAAAGCATGCTGCTAAAAGGAAATGGGAAAGAATCCACAGAAATAACTGCAAGCATTTCCATGGCCTTTTGCCTTTGTTTCGGCCCTTCTCCCAGCGGAAGCAAAAAATAAGGATTATCTCCAAACGAACGGAGATTCACCAATAGTGAAAATGGAATCTCCTTTATGAATGCAGTATTTACAAGAAAAGCTGCCTGTTCGATCATCTCCTCCAAATCAGCGACGACTGAATGCCTATCTATTACATTGAGCACAATGATCCAGGACATTTCAGTTGTTTTTTCAAAGATTTTCGTCTGCAATTCATTTGTCCTTGCAGTAGCTTTCCAATGAATGTTTTGAAATCCATCCCCGCTTCTATACTCTCTTGTCCCGATCGTCTGCAAAGGATCAGAAAATAAAGATTGTGGGGATGGGTGAAAGCCTGTAACCATCCGCTCATTCTCCACATCCCCATTGACTTCCCTTTGTAGGGGATACACGATGATTTCCTGTTTGAATATCTCATTGAATTCCAAAATAGCCGTTTCACTGCCAAAAAGACTTGGAATCATCAATTCAATTTTTCTGATTCTTGCTAGACCTCTTTTCACTGTTTCTATAGGTATCGTCACTTCTTTCTCTTCGTTGGGAAAGACAGCAAATGGGATACTGACTTCAGCCAAATCGGAATGAACCGTGAATTCCGTACCTGTAGGCTGAATATTGGCATCGAATGCAATGGTCAAGCTGCCTTTAAAGATGGGGATGAGCCCATTTCTAAATGAAAGTTTCCAGCTTGTCTGCTCTCCAGGAAAGACCCTGATACTCTTCATTTCATTTATTAGAGTCAGGCTCTTGTGTATGCTTTTTAAATAAAAAATACTCAAATGAAAAAATAGCAAGAAAAGACAAAACACCGCCAACAGTAAATACTGATATAGAAAAAAAGCCATGATGGCAAAAATGATGAATACAATCCTGGTCCTTGACAATTGTCCGTCAATGATATCCGTTTTCCACATCCCCGTTATGCCCCCGATTCTACGGGTGCATCCACACTATTTAAAATTTCTTTGAAAATTTCATCGGTTGACCTTGTGAGCGATGATTCTGGTGTTAAATGCAGCCTATGAACGAGGACATTAGGTGCAAGACTTTTCACATCCTCAGGGATCACATAATTCCTGCCTCGAATAAAAGCAGCACCTTGAGCCGCTTTTACGAGAGCAAGGGCGGCCCTTGAGCTTACTCCGAGTTCAAGGGCTGGATGATCCCTTGTAGACTGGACGATGTATAATATGTAGTTTTCAATGTCTTCTGAAACAATTACCTGCTTAACCTTCGTTTTCAGTTCATTTATTTGTTCCACCGTCAATACTTCGTTTATTGCCTCAAGAGGGTTTTCTGATCGAAATCTCTTTAATATTTCCTTCTCTTCTTGAAAACTAGGGAATGGGATACTTATTTTCATAAAGAAGCGATCCAGCTGGGCTGCAGGGAGAGGAAACGTCCCTTGCTGGGATTCAACCGGATTTTGGGTGGCAATGACCATGAAAGGTTCTTCCATCTTCAATGTTTCCCCGTCTATCGTCACCTGTCTTTCTTCCATCACTTCCAGCAGGCTGGATTGAGTGCGGGGAGTTGCACGATTGATTTCGTCCGCCAAAAGGATATTTGTCATGACCGGACCGGGCCTGAGCTGAAAGTCCTTCGTCTGCGGATTGAAGTACTGGATACCGGTTATATCGCTCGGCAGTACATCGGGGGTGAATTGAATTCTTCTAAACTGTGATTTGATGCACCTTGCAAATGTTTTTGCAAGCAATGTCTTGCCTGTTCCCGGAACACTTTCCAAAAGCAAATGCCCCCCTTGCAATAAACCTATCACCAATAGTTCAATATCATTCTCACGACCTACCATGACTCGATTCATTTCATTCTTTAATCGCTCTATCTCTCTTTCCAGCCCCATCATTTCTTAACATCCCCTCTTTTTTTCAGTATAATAACAATATAATAATTATTTAAAAAAATCTATTATTTATTCAATATTTTGGAAAATACCACTCATATAAAAGAGGGATCAACGATGCAATTTAAGCGGAAAGAACCGTTCCGGTATTCTTTTACATCTCCCATTCAAGGCTCTTTCAGGCTTTTCATCGAAAAGGATAAAGAGCTAATAGAAACAAAAGAAGGGAATATGGAGATTATAGACCTCAGTCCGAAGGGGATTAAATTTCGGTCCAAGTTGAATATTCCAGTGGAACGAACGGATTTGCACCTGCATATCACTTTTGTAATCAACGAAAAAGCAATCGAATTCGTTGGAAAACTAAAATGGAAAAGACAAAGTGCCACCGATTTCATTTATGGCGTATCTTCGTTTGGAGATGACAATCTTGCTGAAGATATCGTACGCGAATTGAAATCATTCTCGAAAAAAAAAATAGACGAGTCCTGATCCGAATGCGCCATGCACTTCGGAACAGACCTCGTCTATATTTATTATGATTTTAAGTTTTTAAGGATATGGAATACAAAAATCAGTACACCCAATGCTGTGATGGTGGCACCAGCCGCGATTCCAACAACGTAGACATCCTTGTCTGATAACAAGTATCCTGCTAGGGCGGCCATCATTACCGGGAGACCTATATTATGAAGCCAAAAATGCCATTTTGCCAGCGGCGACTCTGTTAAGTATGGAAATTGATGGTAGATCAACCCTGCAAGCGTCAGCGCCGTCCATCCCAGAAGATTGATATGAACATGGACAGGAGTCAAATCATATGAATGGACAGTTGACATATAATACCCAAGCAAAACGCCTAAACCAAAGTAAACAGATGAAATCTTGATTAATTTAATCCCCATATTTCACCTCCTAATATCATACTTCATTATATTAAGAGGTGTATTTCATATATCCCTGATTTATGAAAAAAAAAGAAAAATAATACCTCAATGTTCATAGATCATTTTTCTTGTCATTCCTCCATCTACAACCAAATTGATGCCTGTAACGAAGTCGTTTGCCGGATCGGCTAAATATAGGCAAGCCTTTGCTACATCTTCAGGCTTACCGACTCTATTTGCGGGATGCTGTCCGTGATCAACTTCACGTAATTCTTCATAGCTGCTCGTTTCAATCCAGCCAGGGCTGATTGCATTGACGCGAATGCCATAGTTGCCAAGCGTTATGGCCAAAGCATGAGTCAATGATGAAATACCGCCTTTTGAAGCAGAATACGCCTCCGTATTTGCCTCTGATTGAAACGCTCTGGTCGAGGCAACATTCACAATCGTTCCACCTGTTTCTTTCATATATTTCGCAGCTTCGCGGGAGCAGTAAAAGACACTGCTTAAGTTGTTGTTGATTATTTCGTTCCAATCCACTTCTGTCACTTCCCAAATGGATTGAAACTTAGATGCGCCGGCATTGTTGATCAAAATATCAATTTTTCCGTATTCATCCGCAATACTTTTCATTACTTTTGATGCTTCATCGAGTCTGGAAAGGTCGGCTTGTACAAATTGAACATTCAATTTCTGCTGTTTTAGTTCATCTAGGGTTTTGTTCCCTTCATCCAAATTCCGATCAATAAAAATGACGGTACCATCCGCCTGTGCAAAAGCTTTAGCAATACCTTTTCCTATTCCTTGTGCACCGCCAGTGACGACTACTATTTTCTGATTGAACATTTTTTCACATCCTCTCTCCTTATATTTAACACATTTTGGGGCATTTCAATCAGATTTACAAAAAAAACTGCCTATTTCGGCAGCCAACTGGCTCTAGACAAATTCTAAGAAATTGACTTTTCTATTAAACAAGTGTTTTTGCTTATTAGCGTAGTTTAATTTACTTAGCGGGCTGTCTGAAATCTATTTATTTTTTAATGTTTTTTGATGGAAATTCATTAATGGTTGTTGATTGGAGCAGAAGGTGCCAGACCCCGCAGCGGAGAGAAGGGGTTGGGCGGATGTTCGATTAAGTTCGGCACGTCGTGTGCCAACATCGAACAACCTCACTTCGTGTGAGGCCCCTCGGAAAGCGAGCATCCTTCTGCGGAAATCAACTTCAATCTATCTTTTGTCTCAGAAAAACCATAAAATGGTCCGAGATTACATTCACGATTCTCTTTTTTGTCTTCAAACTTAAAGAGGCTGCCCAACTCGGACAGCCTCTTCCAATCAAGGTTCTTTAATGAATGAGGTGGGATCAGGAATAAGTCCATCGTCTATTTGATAATGAACGTTCAATAATTCATCCAATTCCTGACTCAGCTTAACTGTATCTTGATTTGAAAAACCGTTGATCAAACCGGATTCGATCATTTCTCCCCGTTTCTCTTCAATCAGGATAGCTAAGTGGAGTTTCAATTTTCCCACCTCTTTTTAATCTTTATTTATCTATTTAGCAAAACGGTGATGACCGATCGTTACTGTCTCTTGTGTTGAGAAAATCCACTTACTCGTACTTGTTTCTGGATTATAGAAGAAAAGAGACCCATTTCCTTTGCCGCGGAATTTCAATGCTTCATCGACAGCTTTTACAGCCGAAG
This window encodes:
- a CDS encoding glucose 1-dehydrogenase, giving the protein MFNQKIVVVTGGAQGIGKGIAKAFAQADGTVIFIDRNLDEGNKTLDELKQQKLNVQFVQADLSRLDEASKVMKSIADEYGKIDILINNAGASKFQSIWEVTEVDWNEIINNNLSSVFYCSREAAKYMKETGGTIVNVASTRAFQSEANTEAYSASKGGISSLTHALAITLGNYGIRVNAISPGWIETSSYEELREVDHGQHPANRVGKPEDVAKACLYLADPANDFVTGINLVVDGGMTRKMIYEH
- a CDS encoding phosphocarrier protein HPr, encoding MVQKQFTVKAETGIHARPATLLVQTASKFNSEVHLEFKGKKVNLKSIMGVMSLGVGKDAEITIIAEGNDEQDALNSLEETLKNEGLAE
- a CDS encoding aspartyl-phosphate phosphatase Spo0E family protein, producing the protein MKLHLAILIEEKRGEMIESGLINGFSNQDTVKLSQELDELLNVHYQIDDGLIPDPTSFIKEP
- a CDS encoding cbb3-type cytochrome c oxidase subunit I, producing MGIKLIKISSVYFGLGVLLGYYMSTVHSYDLTPVHVHINLLGWTALTLAGLIYHQFPYLTESPLAKWHFWLHNIGLPVMMAALAGYLLSDKDVYVVGIAAGATITALGVLIFVFHILKNLKS
- a CDS encoding DUF58 domain-containing protein codes for the protein MWKTDIIDGQLSRTRIVFIIFAIMAFFLYQYLLLAVFCLFLLFFHLSIFYLKSIHKSLTLINEMKSIRVFPGEQTSWKLSFRNGLIPIFKGSLTIAFDANIQPTGTEFTVHSDLAEVSIPFAVFPNEEKEVTIPIETVKRGLARIRKIELMIPSLFGSETAILEFNEIFKQEIIVYPLQREVNGDVENERMVTGFHPSPQSLFSDPLQTIGTREYRSGDGFQNIHWKATARTNELQTKIFEKTTEMSWIIVLNVIDRHSVVADLEEMIEQAAFLVNTAFIKEIPFSLLVNLRSFGDNPYFLLPLGEGPKQRQKAMEMLAVISVDSFPFPFSSMLFHENKKNHRVSTIIILGEIPSDANAVIQLFMKKGIRPTQVKGNTVKGVDRLWIS
- a CDS encoding AAA family ATPase, whose protein sequence is MGLEREIERLKNEMNRVMVGRENDIELLVIGLLQGGHLLLESVPGTGKTLLAKTFARCIKSQFRRIQFTPDVLPSDITGIQYFNPQTKDFQLRPGPVMTNILLADEINRATPRTQSSLLEVMEERQVTIDGETLKMEEPFMVIATQNPVESQQGTFPLPAAQLDRFFMKISIPFPSFQEEKEILKRFRSENPLEAINEVLTVEQINELKTKVKQVIVSEDIENYILYIVQSTRDHPALELGVSSRAALALVKAAQGAAFIRGRNYVIPEDVKSLAPNVLVHRLHLTPESSLTRSTDEIFKEILNSVDAPVESGA
- a CDS encoding ABC transporter ATP-binding protein, giving the protein MFSLHNVQYQHILRIEDMRIEKKEITCIVGESGAGKSTLLKLLNQMILPDKGEILYKGENIRDIDSVNLRRKVVMLAQQPLVFPGSIEDNLQKGLRLSEKDDASLKELDSILRAFSLQTLKLSQSIETLSGGEKQRVALGRVLLMKPEVYLLDEPTSALDDETAFDVMTEFLNRAKSQGSAVVMVTHSKMIAERFGERMIKMDKQEH
- a CDS encoding ABC transporter permease, which translates into the protein MESKGIIDIEFWRLLAAYVFVIILIIIVKIRKISRERQIVIATLRMTLQLVMAGYILIFIFDHPHPLLTLLIIAIMETFAIYNVYKQMNGHIPSIFKKTIAVSMAGGTLISLFYFNIIVVHFVPWYSPRYFIPIAGMIVGNSMTGITLGAKNLLQSIRDQKEKIEGALMLGATPKTAIKPFVDNAFDSAILPTINNMVGMGIVFLPGMMTGQILSGVSPLVAIEYQIAILLGILGSVSLTVIIFIWLITRFLFNKYAQLGV
- a CDS encoding PilZ domain-containing protein codes for the protein MQFKRKEPFRYSFTSPIQGSFRLFIEKDKELIETKEGNMEIIDLSPKGIKFRSKLNIPVERTDLHLHITFVINEKAIEFVGKLKWKRQSATDFIYGVSSFGDDNLAEDIVRELKSFSKKKIDES